The Nitrospirota bacterium genome contains a region encoding:
- a CDS encoding AbrB/MazE/SpoVT family DNA-binding domain-containing protein yields MQYLLKVSPKGQVTLPKKLREGLGVKDMIEIKVKDYEGILKKPQKATEELAGCFKKYAVKKKIPLEKAVEKAIRLTAREIAQKNN; encoded by the coding sequence ATGCAGTATCTATTAAAAGTGTCGCCAAAAGGTCAGGTCACTTTACCCAAGAAGCTCAGGGAGGGGCTTGGAGTCAAGGACATGATCGAAATCAAGGTTAAGGATTATGAAGGCATTTTGAAAAAGCCTCAAAAGGCTACGGAAGAGCTCGCAGGCTGTTTTAAAAAATATGCGGTAAAAAAGAAAATTCCTCTGGAGAAGGCTGTTGAAAAAGCAATAAGGCTGACTGCCCGTGAAATTGCCCAAAAAAATAATTGA
- a CDS encoding DUF2283 domain-containing protein, which produces MDKIKVYYNKEADTVDIWFGNPDDEFVSEEAGEGIILKKNKDGIVIGIEKLYISRLYESNKPSSVEVLVS; this is translated from the coding sequence ATGGACAAAATAAAAGTCTATTACAATAAAGAGGCAGATACCGTTGATATATGGTTTGGTAATCCGGATGATGAATTTGTTTCGGAAGAGGCAGGGGAAGGAATCATACTCAAAAAGAACAAGGACGGCATTGTTATCGGTATTGAAAAATTATATATCAGCAGGCTCTATGAGTCCAATAAGCCGTCGTCTGTGGAAGTTCTTGTTTCTTGA
- a CDS encoding DUF1972 domain-containing protein, which produces MKISIIGSRGIPARYGGFETFAEVLAQGLTEYGHEVIVYSLPEFQNIPFSHQKIQRVFINASGIPALEKVSMSSFSIFRSVFREKSDAIIFLGVSGGLIMWLPKIFGMRTLVNVDGLEWKRSRWGGFIKFALKSLERLAVKSADVVVADAVAIGEYVLSEYKRGYEFIPYGVDACRYQPGDWQQVKNQYRLEKNSYYLVVGRHVPENNFDISIQGFLQSESNKKLIIVSNLREMEKSPSEKVLFTGPIYDRPVLYALRENAYAYIHGHSVGGTNPSLLEAISSKNIVLAYDVPYNREVLSEYGYFYKDKNDLKKLIGFIEKDFKEADKDKILSYYEKILKEKYNWDLVIRKYESLLH; this is translated from the coding sequence ATGAAGATTTCAATCATCGGATCCCGCGGAATCCCTGCCAGATACGGAGGATTTGAAACCTTTGCAGAAGTGCTGGCACAGGGTTTGACGGAATATGGCCATGAGGTTATTGTCTATTCCCTTCCCGAGTTTCAGAACATTCCTTTTTCACACCAGAAGATACAACGGGTCTTCATAAATGCTTCAGGAATACCCGCCCTCGAAAAAGTCTCCATGAGCAGTTTTTCCATATTCCGTAGCGTATTCAGGGAGAAGAGCGATGCGATTATTTTTCTTGGAGTTTCCGGAGGGCTGATTATGTGGCTCCCCAAAATATTTGGCATGCGAACACTTGTGAATGTTGATGGCCTTGAATGGAAACGTTCACGCTGGGGAGGATTTATCAAGTTTGCATTGAAATCACTCGAACGTTTGGCAGTCAAATCGGCTGATGTCGTGGTTGCTGACGCTGTTGCAATCGGGGAGTATGTACTATCAGAGTACAAGAGGGGGTATGAATTTATCCCCTATGGGGTAGATGCATGCAGGTATCAGCCAGGGGATTGGCAGCAGGTGAAAAATCAATATCGGCTTGAAAAGAACAGTTACTATCTTGTTGTTGGTCGGCATGTGCCGGAAAACAATTTTGATATCAGCATCCAGGGTTTTTTGCAATCTGAAAGCAACAAAAAACTGATAATCGTGAGCAACCTCAGGGAGATGGAGAAATCTCCGTCAGAAAAAGTGCTATTCACAGGTCCCATTTATGATCGTCCAGTACTTTATGCACTAAGAGAAAATGCGTATGCCTATATCCATGGTCATAGTGTTGGAGGAACAAACCCCTCGCTTCTTGAGGCAATTTCGAGTAAGAACATCGTCCTGGCATATGATGTGCCATATAACCGGGAAGTTTTGAGTGAATACGGATACTTTTATAAAGATAAGAATGATTTGAAAAAGTTGATTGGCTTTATTGAAAAAGATTTCAAAGAAGCCGATAAAGATAAAATTCTTAGCTACTATGAGAAAATCTTGAAAGAAAAATACAATTGGGATCTTGTGATCAGGAAATATGAATCCTTGCTACACTAA
- a CDS encoding DUF4258 domain-containing protein has protein sequence MFETDTPLGVQVRVTDKYWEYIVTIKHRPMKGKEELVREILACPDEIRRSKMDKEVHLYYKFTDKLYCVVCKHAGDTGYIITSYPTDKVKEGEVIWTK, from the coding sequence TTGTTTGAAACAGATACGCCCTTGGGAGTTCAGGTGCGGGTGACTGACAAATACTGGGAATACATTGTTACCATAAAGCACAGGCCTATGAAAGGGAAGGAAGAGCTTGTAAGGGAGATATTGGCTTGCCCTGATGAGATAAGAAGAAGTAAAATGGATAAAGAGGTTCATCTTTATTACAAGTTCACAGATAAGTTGTACTGTGTGGTATGTAAACATGCAGGTGATACGGGATATATTATTACTTCTTATCCGACGGATAAGGTAAAGGAGGGAGAAGTTATATGGACAAAATAA
- a CDS encoding glycosyltransferase, which produces NLGAMADIVKDEVTGLLFTPMSTSELAEKVRWLWNHPEECKRMGQNARKEYEEKYTPEKNYELLMRIYKKVIEQKKSHRKIN; this is translated from the coding sequence AATCTCGGAGCGATGGCTGACATTGTGAAAGATGAGGTTACCGGGCTTTTATTCACTCCAATGAGTACGAGTGAACTTGCTGAAAAGGTCAGATGGCTCTGGAATCATCCTGAAGAGTGCAAGAGAATGGGACAGAATGCAAGGAAGGAATACGAAGAGAAGTACACCCCGGAGAAGAATTATGAGCTGCTGATGAGGATTTATAAAAAAGTGATCGAACAGAAAAAGAGTCATAGAAAGATCAATTGA